One genomic region from Mytilus trossulus isolate FHL-02 chromosome 9, PNRI_Mtr1.1.1.hap1, whole genome shotgun sequence encodes:
- the LOC134685109 gene encoding glucose-induced degradation protein 8 homolog isoform X1, with product MSMNWYVTRKMNFGAAAEKLEEIPKDEWLERLQGVQVTRGDMNKLIMNYLVTEGFKEAAEKFRMESGVQPTADLDQMDERIKIRDAIQNGKIEDAISLVNNIHPELLDNDRYLYFHLQQQHLIELIREKNIESALDYAQTHLAERGDENPEILSELERTLALLAFENPELSPFGELLHPSQRQKVASELNAAILEMDSTPKLANLVKLLLWSQEELDKKKIKYPRMSDISHGSFEEPKS from the exons ATGAGCATGAACTG GTATGTTACCCGTAAGATGAATTTTGGTGCAGCAGCAGAAAAACTGGAAGAAATTCCTAAAGATGAATGGTTAGAACGTCTCCAGGGAGTTCAAGTAACAAGAGGAGACATGAATAAACTTATAATGAATTATTTAGTCACAG aGGGTTTTAAAGAAGCTGCAGAGAAGTTCCGAATGGAATCAGGAGTTCAGCCAACAGCAGATCTTGACCAGATGGATGAACGAATCAAAATCAGGGATGCAATACAAAATGGCAAAATTGAAGATGCAATTTCATTAGTTAATAATATCCACCCTGAGTTATTAGATAATGACAGATATCTATATTTTCATTTGCAG CAACAACATTTAATAGAGCTTATAAGAGAGAAGAATATAGAGTCAGCCTTAGACTATGCACAGACACATCTGGCAGAGAGAGGAGATGAAAACCCTGAAATATTGTCAGAATTAGAAAGAACATTAGCTTTATTAGCGTTTGAAAAccctgagttatctccctttggtgaacTGTTACATCCATCACAAAGACAAAAG GTGGCAAGTGAATTAAATGCAGCCATATTGGAAATGGACTCTACTCCAAAGTTGGCAAATCTTGTCAAACTTTTATTGTGGTCACAAGAAGAACttgacaagaaaaaaatcaaatacccAAGGATGTCAGACATTTCACATGGATCATTTGAGGAACCAAAGTCATGA
- the LOC134685109 gene encoding glucose-induced degradation protein 8 homolog isoform X2, giving the protein MNFGAAAEKLEEIPKDEWLERLQGVQVTRGDMNKLIMNYLVTEGFKEAAEKFRMESGVQPTADLDQMDERIKIRDAIQNGKIEDAISLVNNIHPELLDNDRYLYFHLQQQHLIELIREKNIESALDYAQTHLAERGDENPEILSELERTLALLAFENPELSPFGELLHPSQRQKVASELNAAILEMDSTPKLANLVKLLLWSQEELDKKKIKYPRMSDISHGSFEEPKS; this is encoded by the exons ATGAATTTTGGTGCAGCAGCAGAAAAACTGGAAGAAATTCCTAAAGATGAATGGTTAGAACGTCTCCAGGGAGTTCAAGTAACAAGAGGAGACATGAATAAACTTATAATGAATTATTTAGTCACAG aGGGTTTTAAAGAAGCTGCAGAGAAGTTCCGAATGGAATCAGGAGTTCAGCCAACAGCAGATCTTGACCAGATGGATGAACGAATCAAAATCAGGGATGCAATACAAAATGGCAAAATTGAAGATGCAATTTCATTAGTTAATAATATCCACCCTGAGTTATTAGATAATGACAGATATCTATATTTTCATTTGCAG CAACAACATTTAATAGAGCTTATAAGAGAGAAGAATATAGAGTCAGCCTTAGACTATGCACAGACACATCTGGCAGAGAGAGGAGATGAAAACCCTGAAATATTGTCAGAATTAGAAAGAACATTAGCTTTATTAGCGTTTGAAAAccctgagttatctccctttggtgaacTGTTACATCCATCACAAAGACAAAAG GTGGCAAGTGAATTAAATGCAGCCATATTGGAAATGGACTCTACTCCAAAGTTGGCAAATCTTGTCAAACTTTTATTGTGGTCACAAGAAGAACttgacaagaaaaaaatcaaatacccAAGGATGTCAGACATTTCACATGGATCATTTGAGGAACCAAAGTCATGA
- the LOC134685110 gene encoding uncharacterized protein DDB_G0287625-like: MIGVLYAVLFVLIADVKTQGTQSRNLLFVNRHEPTKDGTLQTKTQQTVVVSPEVVISKRPSGKISPADINTLNLPSQFESAFLPVGFLSNPTLNNAIGPTVISPISTTSQSINSLIASVNKHTTLLTKSIQTDLQRQTNALTGLIKASAEKKMNSVLSDVFGGFQGERNDKTIPVTNSLFSGFQGERNDKNIPVTNLLSLSNTNIQPFKNRHQNVNQIGNLGRRIPLVLRNSNDLVQQSQFVRTPPRPESFRPIVVSRQPALTVSRSREPALTASRFRELALIGSRSRELALIGSQSREPALTAARPLVLAPTRFSTNQRNTDIRTRTRQAMDTTDTRSRTRQTIDTSNTRTRIPLNPSRPRSETQLQQLQLRRQSMVTRNRLAQLQVTRQQIARGQNTPIQRQRAQTRPVTRQMVQTQQSRRCPSQDDCRPIVPATCRRTSYITDDNGRRLCRGCDEDSCAFAGFETRWGHGFG, from the exons atgATTGGAGTTCTATATGCTGTATTGTTCGTTTTGATTGCAGATGTAAAAA CACAAGGCACGCAGAGTAGGAACCTTCTATTTGTGAACAGACACGAACCAACTAAAGATGGAACTTTACAGACAAAAACCCAACAAACAGTAGTGGTATCTCCAGAAGTAGTGATCTCTAAAAGACCTAGTGGCAAAATTTCTCCGGCAGATATCAATACTCTAAATCTTCCATCTCAGTTCGAAAGCGCTTTTTTGCCTGTAGGGTTCCTTTCAAACCCTACTTTAAATAATGCAATTGGACCAACTGTTATAAGTCCCATATCAACTACCAGTCAATCCATCAACAGTCTTATTGCATCAGTTAACAAACACACAACCCTATTAACGAAATCTATTCAAACTGATTTGCAAAGGCAGACGAATGCTTTAACTGGTTTGATAAAAGCTTCAGCCGAGAAAAAGATGAACTCCGTGTTGTCAGATGTTTTCGGTGGATTTCAAGGTGAAAGGAACGACAAAACCATACCTGTAACTAATTCACTTTTCAGTGGATTTCAAGGTGAAAGAAACGACAAAAACATACCTGTAACTAatttactttcactttcaaatacTAACATTCAACCATTCAAAAATCGACATCAAAATGTCAACCAAATAGGAAACTTAGGAAGACGTATACCTCTGGTTCTTCGAAATTCGAACGATTTGGTTCAGCAATCACAATTTGTAAGAACACCACCTCGTCCCGAGTCTTTTAGACCCATAGTCGTATCTAGACAACCAGCGTTGACAGTATCGCGATCTAGAGAACCGGCGTTGACAGCATCGCGATTTAGAGAACTAGCATTGATAGGATCGCGATCTAGAGAACTAGCATTAATAGGATCGCAATCTAGAGAACCGGCGTTGACAGCAGCACGACCTTTAGTTCTAGCTCCAACAAGGTTTTCAACAAACCAAAGAAACACTGACATCAGGACAAGGACACGACAGGCCATGGATACAACTGACACTAGGTCAAGGACACGACAGACCATTGATACATCTAACACACGAACAAGAATACCGTTAAATCCGTCACGGCCAAGATCTGAAACGCAATTGCAACAGTTACAACTCAGAAGACAGTCTATGGTTACTAGAAACAGATTAGCGCAATTACAAGTAACAAGGCAGCAAATAGCACGGGGACAGAATACACCCATTCAACGTCAACGGGCACAGACAAGACCAGTAACAAGACAAATGGTCCAGACGCAACAATCTCGTCGATGCCCCTCGCAGGATGATTGCAGACCAATAGTTCCAGCCACGTGCAGACGAACATCGTATATAACAGACGACAATGGAAGGCGGTTATGCAGAGGTTGTGATGAGGACAGCTGTGCATTTGCAGGATTTGAAACAAGATGGGGTCATGGATTTGGTTGA